AGCATCATGAGTAGATCATTTTGACTCTTGCAGAGAGTGTGTGTGGGAGAGTAAAACTAGATAGTTTGGAATCACATAGAAAATTCTGAATGCTTGACTAAGATGTTTAAATTAGTAGGCTTTTTCTTGATTGACTTACACACACAACTTAGTTTTGAGATTCCCTAAGAGGTTGCACATGTTTGGTACATCCTTAAAAGCTTGGCCTGGTTCATGTAAGCTGGTGGCTATTGCCAGGTCTCCTTTCCACCTCAAGTTGTACCTTAAGGACAGTGGCTGGCCGGTCAGCTTTCATCCTTATGTGCCTGTTGCCAGTTCTGAGCTCTGTCTGACCAGCCTTTTCCCCAGTTTTTCCTTGTAATCTCCAGATTTCAAGTTGGCAACGCAGCGAGTATCTGCTTATCACAAGAGTTGTGAATTCTTATTTAAAACTTCCCATTTATCTCCTTCACTTTGAAAAAAAGTTGTTGGATGTGTGTTTTGTTTATAAAAGAGTTCCTAACTTTCTTGTTCCTCTTCCTTTGCAGACCTAGAATATCAAGACATAATGGGAGCATTTTTAGACAAGCCAAAGATGGAAAAACATAATGCCCAGGGGCAGGGTAATGGGCTGCGATATGGACTAAGCAGCATGCAAGGCTGGCGTGTTGAAATGGAGGATGCACATACAGCTGTGATCGGTTTGCCAAGTGGACTTGAAACCTGGTCATTCTTTGCTGTGTATGATGGGCATGCTGGTTCTCAGGTTGCCAAATACTGCTGTGAGCATTTGTTAGATCACATCACCAATAACCAAGATTTTAAAGGGTCTGCAGGAGCACCTTCTGTGGAAAATGTAAAGAATGGAATCAGAACAGGTTTTCTGGAGATTGATGAACACATGAGAGTTATGTCAGAGAAGAAACATGGTGCAGATAGAAGTGGGTCAACAGCCGTGGGTGTCTTAATTTCTCCCCACCATACTTATTTCATTAACTGTGGAGACTCAAGAGGTTTACTTTGTAGGAACAGGAAAGTTCACTTCTTCACACAAGATCACAAACCAAGTAATCCGCTGGAAAAAGAACGCATTCAGAATGCAGGGGGTTCTGTGATGATTCAGCGTGTGAATGGCTCTCTGGCTGTATCAAGAGCCCTTGGTGACTTTGATTACAAATGTGTCCATGGAAAAGGTCCTACAGAGCAGCTTGTCTCACCAGAGCCTGAAGTCTATGATATTGAAAGATCTGAAGAAGATGACCAGTTCATTATCCTTGCATGTGATGGTATCTGGGATGTTATGGGAAATGAAGAGCTCTGTGATTTTGTAAGATCCAGGCTTGAAGTCACTGATGACCTTGAGAAAGTTTGCAATGAAGTAGTCGACACCTGTTTGTATAAGGTAgctagactttttaaaaaaagattaaactaTTTGTCATTTTAATTGCTACTCTGGTATTTAATCTTAAAACCTTTAGTTCTTAGAAATAAGTTTTTGACACAATGTAAAATAATCTTCACCAACTATGAAAATACATCGTAGGAACagtttttagaagtaaattacTCAGTTACCATCTATGCAAGAGTTACAATCTGAATGTTTAGTCTATTAATAACTGGAC
The window above is part of the Loxodonta africana isolate mLoxAfr1 chromosome 10, mLoxAfr1.hap2, whole genome shotgun sequence genome. Proteins encoded here:
- the PPM1A gene encoding protein phosphatase 1A isoform X1; translation: MGAFLDKPKMEKHNAQGQGNGLRYGLSSMQGWRVEMEDAHTAVIGLPSGLETWSFFAVYDGHAGSQVAKYCCEHLLDHITNNQDFKGSAGAPSVENVKNGIRTGFLEIDEHMRVMSEKKHGADRSGSTAVGVLISPHHTYFINCGDSRGLLCRNRKVHFFTQDHKPSNPLEKERIQNAGGSVMIQRVNGSLAVSRALGDFDYKCVHGKGPTEQLVSPEPEVYDIERSEEDDQFIILACDGIWDVMGNEELCDFVRSRLEVTDDLEKVCNEVVDTCLYKGSRDNMSVILICFPNAPKVSPEAVKKEAELDKYLECRVEEIIKKQGEGVPDLVHVMRTLASENIPSLPPGGELASKRNVIEAVYNRLNPYKNDDTSCSLHPLSYTHP
- the PPM1A gene encoding protein phosphatase 1A isoform X2, producing the protein MGAFLDKPKMEKHNAQGQGNGLRYGLSSMQGWRVEMEDAHTAVIGLPSGLETWSFFAVYDGHAGSQVAKYCCEHLLDHITNNQDFKGSAGAPSVENVKNGIRTGFLEIDEHMRVMSEKKHGADRSGSTAVGVLISPHHTYFINCGDSRGLLCRNRKVHFFTQDHKPSNPLEKERIQNAGGSVMIQRVNGSLAVSRALGDFDYKCVHGKGPTEQLVSPEPEVYDIERSEEDDQFIILACDGIWDVMGNEELCDFVRSRLEVTDDLEKVCNEVVDTCLYKGSRDNMSVILICFPNAPKVSPEAVKKEAELDKYLECRVEEIIKKQGEGVPDLVHVMRTLASENIPSLPPGGELASKRNVIEAVYNRLNPYKNDDTDSASTDDMW